A stretch of DNA from Brevibacillus ruminantium:
CAGGGAATCAGCATCAGATACATACTGTCATGTCGCTGAACCTCAAAATGATGCAGCAGCAGGCCCTCTGTCAGGAGGAGCAGCACGGAGACCGCCAGACCCGCCAGGCATTCTTTCACTTGGTAGGTTACCTTCTGTCTTGCAATCAGCCCGCCGAGCAAAAGAAAGAATGGCGCAAAAAACAACCCGTTTCTCGTATAGTCTGTAAAGCTGAAAATCCCGTTATAGAAGCTCTCGACAAACGGAATCTGCGACAGCAGCCCGTAGTAGCTGTCTCCGCCAAGTCCGATGAGGTAAAGGAGACCCGCTAACTTTACAACCATATTTACCTGGAAAGCTTGCAAGAGAAGATAGAGCAGTCCGACACCGACGATAGTGGCCGGCAGATACCACAGATGATAGAACGTACCGTCAAAAACCAGATCCTGCAACAAGTTCGGGATTAGCGGCTCGGCCAGAAAATGATCGGCGTATAGGTTGACCGGAAGGAAGAGCAGGATGGAGATCGCGTATAGTTGGCACGCCTTCTTGAAAAAGCGATGCAGGCTCTTCCGGTCGGAAGCCTGGTTCTCCAGGAATGGAGGCAGCAGGAAAAATCCTGTCGCCATAAAGAAAAACGGAACGGCTACGCGCGCCACAATCCGGGTGAGAATAAAATCTCCTGTATCCGTGATTGAAAGAAGGGGAGACGTATGGACTGCCACGACCAGAAAAGCGGCGATGATTCGGAAGAAGTCAATTCCTGCGTATCCTCCTTCCGTCTTCATTTCTTACTCCTCCACACGGTCACCACAAATCCATCGACATTATTGCCCGACACCTCGCAGGGAGTGTCGTCTGGAATCGGAATGGTTCCAGACGACAAAGCGGATTCGCGGACATAATAGATTTCTGCCGTATGTCTGCCCGCATCGAAATGCAGATGTTTTCCGCCATAGGGGAAGTCTTTCAGATATTCGGTATACTCCTCCAACGTCAGCTGCTCCCGCTGCATCAGCTCCGCATGAGGACAACCGACATAGCGGAAATGCCAAGGCTCATGGGCAATCCCGGTGATCGCTTCCTTTCCTTTGGGATAGCGCTCAATGAAACCGAATTGGGCTGCCCTTTGGCGAAAAGCCTGGCAGATCCCGGTGTAGGGAAAGTCGGGCCTGATGAAGTCGATCTCTGCCCTGTTCTCGCCCACATCGATAGCGAGCCCGGACTGATGCTCACTATGATTGGGATAAGCCACGAACTTGCGAGTAAAGTCCTCACCGTTTTCCCGCATGGATTCCGCGTAAATTTTCTCCTGCTCCTGTAGTGAACGATAGCCGCTGACCGGCACGATTTGCCCGCCTGCCTGAAGGGATTGAATCAGTTGGGCGTACATGGCCGCCGCCTTTTGTTCCAGCAGAATCTCGGGATAGCCGGAATCGACGGGAACCAATTCCGGCTCCAGCTTTTCGCAGATCGGATGCTTTCGGTTGATCAGGATCAAGCTGCCCTGCCGGATATTTGCTTTTTCCACTGCTACTGTTTTCATTGGTCGATCTCCGTCCTTATCAGCTTGTCTATGATTTCGGTAAATGACAGCCCGACGCCGCGAAGCATATTGGGATATCGGCTATGGGGGGTAAAGCCTGGTATCGTGTTCACTTCATTAAAGACAATCTCCCGATCCGGGGTGACAAACATATCGACCCGGGCAAAGCTGCGGCAGCCGAGTGCCCGGTAGATCCTGGCAGCCGTGTGTTTGATCTGCTCGGCAAACTCCGGGTCGATGCGGGCAGGCATGTGGATGCGAGAGGTCTCCAGCGAATATTTTTCCTTGTAGTCAAAGAACCCGCCCATAAGTTCGATCTCGTCCACCTCGCCAATGATCAGCTCTTCATTTCCCAATACCGCACAGCCTACCTCGAAGCCCTCGATATTTTCTTCGATAATGACGCTTTGATCGTATTCAAGCGCGTTGACAGCCGCCTGAAACAGCTCGGCTTGGCGGTGGATCTTGCTGATCCCAAAGGACGAGCCTCCCCGAACCGGCTTGACGAATAGCGGGTAAGAAAGCGCTTGGGTCAGCTCCTGCATCTCTTCCTCTGACTGCCTGCCGGTAATCACGATCGAGCGCGGCACCTTGATGCCGGCCAGACTGACGATCTTGTGCGCCATTTCTTTGTCCATACACAGCGCGGAGCTGAGTGTGCCGCACCCGATCACAGGAACGCCAGCCAGTTCAAGCAAGCCCTGAATCGTGCCATCCTCGCCATTTCGGCCATGCAGAACAGGAAATGCCGCATCAAGTCTGGTCGTTTCCATTCGGTCTGGGTGAAAGGTCATGATTCCCTGCACATTCCGGCTGGGAGAGAGGATGGCCGGGATGCAGCGCTCATCCTCTCTCCAGGTGTCTGCCGCGATTTTGTCGAGATCGCCACTATATTGAAACCACTCACCTTGTCTGGTAATCCCGATGCACACACATTCATAGCGGGAATGATCGAGATGCTGCAATACGGCGTAGGCAGATTTCAGTGATACTTCATATTCAGTGGAACATCCGCCAAACAGAATGGCGATTTTTTTCTTTTTCATGGGTTAAGCTCCTTCCTCGGACAATCAGCAGCCTGTACGGTACTTGTTTTGTCCCATGTATTCTACTGACAAAGAGTTGTAAAATTTATGTAGAAATTCTTAAGGCTTCCTTACATTCTTCCGTCCAAATCTTCACTTTTGGAAAACAAAAAAAACCGCCCCGAATCATCGGAACGGGCTGAAACCTATTGTTCGAAGAGGACAAACTCATGCGGATCGTTGCGGATTGTATTCGCTATGCGGTGATGCGTGATCATCGCAACCTGCGAAAAGCGGTGGTAAAACTGGTCGATGGACTGGCAAAGCCCCTCGTCTCCATCGAGATCCAGTACTGATGCTTGCCTCTTGCTCTCCTGCCCGAAACGATGGCGGGAGCGCAGATACGCTTCTGTCTCACTTAGCAAAGCCAGCATCTCGTCGGCGCCGAAATATTGCAGACCTTTTTGTACGCCACTCCAGGTATCAGGCTTCGTGAGCAGTTCGCTGACCCAGCAGTAATACTCCTCACGGGAATTGCAGGCGTGATCAAAAAATACCCGGAACATCATCAGTGCCTGCTGGCCTTTATTGCATTGCCGAAAGGCCTGGAGCTTAACATCCGGGTGCTTGCCTCGCAGCGGCAGCAGGACCTGCTCGATACACGCCCAGCCAAGCTGACTGTCTTCCATCTGATCAAAAGCCTCTTTTGTCATTGTCTTCCGCATGAATATAAAAATCCCTCCCTGTCTGTCAATGATAGCAAATAGATGGAAAACATCCAGGGGGGAAACTGTATGAAAGCCAGTCGTGCACGTTTGCTTCCGCTGCAGGAAGACCGGACAAATCCACGTGGGCCGACTGACTTTTTCCGTCATTACTGTTCGAGTATATCTGTTATAGTCCCGATGTCCGCATTTCCTCCCGAGATCACGGTGACCACCTTTTTACCGGAAAAGGGGAGCTTTCCAAACATGGCGGCTGCCACCGTCGTTGCGCTGGACGGCTCAATCATCTGCTTCATCCGCTCCAGGACAAAACGGAAGGCGTGCCTGATCTCCTCCTCACTGACAAGCACCAGGTCATCGAGGTACTTCATCAAGACCGGAAATGTAAGCGAGCCTGGCTGCGACGTCCGCAGACCGTCCGCGATCGTCTTGGTTGCCGGGATCGAGACGATCTCTTTTCGCTCGCGTGACAACCAGGTATCATTGGCAAGGGCAGGCTCCACACCGATCACCTTCACCTGCGGGTTGGTCTCTTTGATCGCAGTCAATATTCCGGAAATCAGCCCGCCGCCGCCAATCGGCACAATGACAGCATCTGCATCTGCTATTTGTTCCAATATCTCCAGTCCAATGGTGCCCTGTCCCGCCATGACAAACGGATCGTCATAGGGCGGGATATAGACGCCGTTCCTTTGAGCCGCGATCTCTTTGGCTCTCGGGAGCCTTTCAGCCGAAGTAAATCCACATGGCACAATCTCGCCTCCATATGCCCGGATCGCGTCTGTCTTGCACGTGGCTGCATCCTCCGGGACGACAATTGTTGCCGAAATCCCCAGCCGCTGCGCGATATAGGCCACGGCCTGGCCGTGATTGCCAGATGAGGCTGCGGTTACGTGCGTCGCCCCCTCCTGGACTGCCTGCTTCACCTTGTTCGTCGCCCCGCGAATTTTAAAGGAGCCCGTTTTTTGCAAATGTTCCGCTTTCAAATAGATTTCATTGCCACAACGAGACGAAAGCTGTTCCGAAGTCAGCAGCGGCGTGACACGCACCACGTCGGCAATGCGCCTGCGAGCTTCCCGGACGTCCTCCACATGAATCATTGAGCACTCCTCCTTATTTGTCTGTACGGACAGCGATGATGAACTCAATTTCCACCGGGGTATTGCTAGGCAGCTCGGCTACACCGACAGCAGAACGAGCATGCCTTCCTTTTTCTCCAAAGATCGCTTGCAGCAGATCAGAAGCTGCATCCAACACCTTGGGTTGCTGAGAAAATCCAGGGGCAGACTGGACAAAGCCGGTTACTTTCAATACTTGTTCCACCTGATCCAGACTGCCAAGCTCTGCTTCCAGACAACTTAATCCTTTCAATACACAGATTTTCGCCAGCTCCCGGGCTTGTTCTACCGTCACTTCGTCTCCCACCTTGCCGGTATATGGGATTTCGCCATCCACGCGGGGCACCTGGCCACTGATGTAGGCGACTCCCTGATGGATCAGAACGGGGACGTAATTATACAGGGAGGGTGCCGCTTCCGGCAGCTCCAGCTTCAGTTCTTGCAGACGCTCTCTGATCATGTCCATTCTCCTTTTGCCTTGTTGTGCTGTGATTCAGCAAATTGCCCAACTTTATCGAATACTCTGTCTACCTGCATTGTACCAAAACGTTCCTGCCGGCTGCCAGACTACTTCCCACCAAGCTTTTGTAGAAACAGATGTATTCTGACGCCACCACCAAAACGACAAACTGCAGTTTTTTTACCAGCGAGCACATTTTACAGATTTCAGCAGTTGCCATCTTCCGATCGTTTTACTATAATGGGTTTTATTTTCATTTTTGCGGGGCAGTCTGTAACAGACTCCCGTCTTGCAAAAATGAATGTAATGTAGAGAGTCATGAAGGGAGAGAACCAGCAAGTGAAAGAAGAAAATCTGAAAAAAGGGCCGCTCACGATCTTGATGATCAACATGTTCATTGCGATGCTTGGAATCGGCCTGATCATTCCAGTCTTGCCTAAATTTATGCTGGAATTTGGTGCAAGCGGAAGTTCGCTGGGGTATCTCGTCGCAGCCTTTGGCTTGACTCAATTCCTCTTTTCCCCGATTGCCGGAGAGTTCTCCGACAAATACGGGCGGAAGCGGATGATTGTCGCTGGCCTCGCTGCCTTTTCGATCTCTCAGCTGATCTTTGCCGTTGCTGACCACATGTGGCTTCTGTTCTTGTCACGCTTGATCGGGGGAATGGGAGCGGCATTCATGATCCCGTCGATGATGGCCTATGTTGCTGATATCACGACCAACGAGGCACGGGGAAAAGGGATGGGCCTCCTCGGAGCCGCGATGTCACTGGGCTTTGTCATTGGACCGGGAATTGGAGGCTTTTTGGCCGAATACGGCCTGCGCGTACCTTTCTACGTATCTGCAGCCGTTGCGTTTGTTTCCACGATCGCCTCCCTCTTGTTTCTGAAAGAAACGCTGTCCGTCGAAGAACAATTGGCAGCTCGCAGTGTAGGGAACAAGCGGGAAAACATCTTCAAGCAGTTTACAAAATCCTTCAAAGCGGTCTACCTGGTGCCACTGATTCTGGTCTTCACGCTCACATTTGGGCTGTCCAACTTTGAAGCGATCTTTGGCTTGTATGTCGATCAGAAATTCAGTTACACACCAAAGGATATCTCCATTTTGATTACAGTAGGCGCACTGATTGGCGTAATCATCCAATCGTTTTTGATCGATCGGCTGCTTCGCCGCTTTGGAGAGAAACGTCTGATCAACATCAGCTTTTTCTTCTCCGCGGTCACCATGATCCTGATGCTGCTGTCAGGGAACTTCTGGTATGTCATGATTGTCACCAGCATCTTTTTCATCTTCACCTCGATCCTTCGCCCGGCGATTAATACCCTGCTGTCCAAAATGGCCGGAAAGGAACAGGGATTTGTCGCAGGTATGAACAACGCCTATATGAGTATCGGTAATATCATTGGACCGTCTCTGGCGGGAATCCTGTTCGATGTGCAGATCAACCTGCCGTATCTGTTTGGCGCATTCCTGTTGCTCTTTAGCTTGTTCCTGTCTGTTTCCTGGAATCGGCGGGCGGGGGGCGGCAACCAGGTTAAGCCCGCAGTGCAGGAGTAATCGTTTTTCAAACTGTTTTCATGTTTTGGGGAACAACAAAGGCACTTCCTCTAGTAGGAGGTGTCTTTGCTTTTTTGTTCGTCATAAAAAAAGTTTCGAAGTTGCCATTTCATCAGCGCTATGATCATCTTTCCCTGATGATAGCACGGTGGTTTCGTACTGTATCTTGAAAATAGGTGTATTGCCAATGAAGGTTCGTCCAATCACTTTCTGTTCTTCTCGACTACATATACAGTACGGGAATGAGGGGAGGTGGAGTCGTGCCTGGTTTCTTCTTTGGGCGTCGCCGTCGTCGTTGCTTTCGTAGACGTCGCCGCCGCCGCTTCTTCTAGGTAACCCGATACCGTCCGGATTGATTGTTTCGGACGGTATCCTATTTCTCTTTTGATGTATTTTTGCTTCAAGCGCTTTTGGAAAATTGGGTTTGCTGTAGACTAGCGTGACTGGTGAAAATACCCAAGCCACGAAACCAGGTGGTACATATCCATATAGAGATTGGAAAGGGGGGGAAGTCACTGTCACGGAAACGCTGTAGATGCAAATGCGAGTCATCCTCATACATGAGGTATGATGATCCGCCGCCGTTTCGTGGCCGGGGAGGATTTGGCCGCGGATTCAGAACCTTTGAGTCACCTGGGTTTAGAAGGTTTCAGGAATCACCCTTTTTCTTCCGGGAATCACCTTTCTTTTTTAGAGAATCACCATTCTTTGGGCGCCGTTTCCGCTAGTCAATCGAAGACAGGCTGTTTCCTTCGAGAAAACAGCCTGTCTTCGATTGACTAGCGGATAGTATTGTAAAGGGCAACAAACTATATGTTCAGTTTTTAAGAAAGGTCGAAACATCCATGGACATGATGATAAATTCACGATCATGATTTAGAAAAGAAGCCGTTTCTGTGAACCCCATTTTGGAATAAAGCCTGAATGCCCTTTCATTAAACGAAGCCACACTTAAACGCAGGAAACGCGGAGAATACTTTTGCGCTGCAAAGCGGATTCCTGCCTCTAAAAATGAAAATCCCTCGCCTTGGCCCGTCAGCTCCGGCTTCATTCCAAGTCCGATGTCCAACACATGCTCTCCCGTGTACAAGCCGTATTTTCTGCCTCCAGGTACTTGCGCGTTTCCTCCATAACAAAAAAACCCGATCAATTGGTTTGATTCGTCATGAACGGCAAAATAAGTGCCATCCATTAGTTCTTGGATGGTCTCTTCGCTATCTTCAAAATCGTAGAATGAATATGGCTCCGGGTACTTCCAAGTGATGATTTCATTTACATCTTTCTCTGTCATTTGGGTCAAATGCAACATGATCTCCACTTCCCATACTTCCACGATTGTCTTCATGCCGATGACAATTCCGGCCTCTCGTATTTCGATGTGTAGCTTTCCCCACTTACTCCCCAATAAGCCGAGATGTTTGTTGCCATCGTTTTTGCGTTTAAGATTACTCCACAACGTAATACGCCTTATTGCCCAACAGTTCACGAATGCTCCCCAAGTACGGCATCAACGCTTCGGTTTCTTCTATCGTTTTCCATTCGACCGCCTGAATCTCTGAATCGGTCGTTCCGATCGTGCCTCCGATCAGCTCCCCCCGAAAGGTGATAAAGGTCACGTGTTCGCCGGCAATCACCTTTTCACTGACATGGATGATAGCCGTCACACTGATATCCAGCCCCGTCTCTTCTTTTACCTCACGAACGGCAGCCTGCATCAACAATTCTCCATGCTCTCGTTTTCCACCGGGAAGACTCCAAAATCTCTCATTGTGAACGGTCAGGACCTTATCCAGGGACTCATCGTAAAGAAGTGCATACACCACATCAACATGTACCATGTTCATATTCAAAACCTCTCCCTTTTCCTCTGGCTGACAAACAGGACATCATTATTTCAAGGACATACCGA
This window harbors:
- a CDS encoding threonine ammonia-lyase, which translates into the protein MIHVEDVREARRRIADVVRVTPLLTSEQLSSRCGNEIYLKAEHLQKTGSFKIRGATNKVKQAVQEGATHVTAASSGNHGQAVAYIAQRLGISATIVVPEDAATCKTDAIRAYGGEIVPCGFTSAERLPRAKEIAAQRNGVYIPPYDDPFVMAGQGTIGLEILEQIADADAVIVPIGGGGLISGILTAIKETNPQVKVIGVEPALANDTWLSRERKEIVSIPATKTIADGLRTSQPGSLTFPVLMKYLDDLVLVSEEEIRHAFRFVLERMKQMIEPSSATTVAAAMFGKLPFSGKKVVTVISGGNADIGTITDILEQ
- a CDS encoding GNAT family N-acetyltransferase; its protein translation is MHLTQMTEKDVNEIITWKYPEPYSFYDFEDSEETIQELMDGTYFAVHDESNQLIGFFCYGGNAQVPGGRKYGLYTGEHVLDIGLGMKPELTGQGEGFSFLEAGIRFAAQKYSPRFLRLSVASFNERAFRLYSKMGFTETASFLNHDREFIIMSMDVSTFLKN
- a CDS encoding M15 family metallopeptidase, whose product is MKTVAVEKANIRQGSLILINRKHPICEKLEPELVPVDSGYPEILLEQKAAAMYAQLIQSLQAGGQIVPVSGYRSLQEQEKIYAESMRENGEDFTRKFVAYPNHSEHQSGLAIDVGENRAEIDFIRPDFPYTGICQAFRQRAAQFGFIERYPKGKEAITGIAHEPWHFRYVGCPHAELMQREQLTLEEYTEYLKDFPYGGKHLHFDAGRHTAEIYYVRESALSSGTIPIPDDTPCEVSGNNVDGFVVTVWRSKK
- a CDS encoding MFS transporter, which translates into the protein MKEENLKKGPLTILMINMFIAMLGIGLIIPVLPKFMLEFGASGSSLGYLVAAFGLTQFLFSPIAGEFSDKYGRKRMIVAGLAAFSISQLIFAVADHMWLLFLSRLIGGMGAAFMIPSMMAYVADITTNEARGKGMGLLGAAMSLGFVIGPGIGGFLAEYGLRVPFYVSAAVAFVSTIASLLFLKETLSVEEQLAARSVGNKRENIFKQFTKSFKAVYLVPLILVFTLTFGLSNFEAIFGLYVDQKFSYTPKDISILITVGALIGVIIQSFLIDRLLRRFGEKRLINISFFFSAVTMILMLLSGNFWYVMIVTSIFFIFTSILRPAINTLLSKMAGKEQGFVAGMNNAYMSIGNIIGPSLAGILFDVQINLPYLFGAFLLLFSLFLSVSWNRRAGGGNQVKPAVQE
- the vanG gene encoding D-alanine--D-serine ligase VanG, translating into MKKKKIAILFGGCSTEYEVSLKSAYAVLQHLDHSRYECVCIGITRQGEWFQYSGDLDKIAADTWREDERCIPAILSPSRNVQGIMTFHPDRMETTRLDAAFPVLHGRNGEDGTIQGLLELAGVPVIGCGTLSSALCMDKEMAHKIVSLAGIKVPRSIVITGRQSEEEMQELTQALSYPLFVKPVRGGSSFGISKIHRQAELFQAAVNALEYDQSVIIEENIEGFEVGCAVLGNEELIIGEVDEIELMGGFFDYKEKYSLETSRIHMPARIDPEFAEQIKHTAARIYRALGCRSFARVDMFVTPDREIVFNEVNTIPGFTPHSRYPNMLRGVGLSFTEIIDKLIRTEIDQ
- a CDS encoding RidA family protein produces the protein MIRERLQELKLELPEAAPSLYNYVPVLIHQGVAYISGQVPRVDGEIPYTGKVGDEVTVEQARELAKICVLKGLSCLEAELGSLDQVEQVLKVTGFVQSAPGFSQQPKVLDAASDLLQAIFGEKGRHARSAVGVAELPSNTPVEIEFIIAVRTDK
- a CDS encoding NUDIX hydrolase, which codes for MNMVHVDVVYALLYDESLDKVLTVHNERFWSLPGGKREHGELLMQAAVREVKEETGLDISVTAIIHVSEKVIAGEHVTFITFRGELIGGTIGTTDSEIQAVEWKTIEETEALMPYLGSIRELLGNKAYYVVE